One segment of Octopus sinensis linkage group LG27, ASM634580v1, whole genome shotgun sequence DNA contains the following:
- the LOC115225376 gene encoding histone H2A-like: MSGRGKGGKVKGKSKTRSSRAGLQFPVGRIHRLLRKGNYAQRVGAGAPVYLAAVMEYLAAEVLELAGNAARDNKKSRIIPRHLQLAIRNDEELNKLLSGVTIAQGGVLPNIQAVLLPKKTQKASK, from the coding sequence ATGTCTGGACGTGGTAAAGGAGGAAAAGTGAAGGGAAAGAGCAAGACCCGTTCATCCCGTGCTGGACTTCAGTTCCCTGTCGGTCGTATCCACCGTCTTCTCCGTAAGGGAAACTATGCCCAACGTGTTGGTGCCGGAGCCCCAGTCTACCTGGCTGCTGTTATGGAATATTTGGCTGCCGAAGTGTTGGAATTGGCAGGAAATGCTGCCAGAGACAACAAGAAATCCAGAATCATTCCCCGTCATTTGCAGTTGGCCATCCGTAACGACGAGGAGTTGAACAAACTTTTGTCCGGAGTGACCATCGCCCAGGGTGGTGTCCTTCCCAACATCCAGGCTGTTCTTCTCCCCAAGAAGACCCAGAAGGCTTCCAAGTAA
- the LOC115225272 gene encoding histone H3-like, protein MARTKQTARKSTGGKAPRKQLATKAARKSAPATGGVKKPHRYRPGTVALREIRRYQKSTELLIRKLPFQRLVREIAQDFKTDLRFQSSAVMALQEASEAYLVGLFEDTNLCAIHAKRVTIMPKDIQLARRIVVREPKLKIMKLILQRNGPFQGL, encoded by the coding sequence ATGGCTCGTACAAAGCAGACAGCACGTAAATCTACCGGAGGAAAGGCTCCTCGTAAACAACTTGCCACTAAGGCTGCCAGGAAGAGTGCCCCAGCCACTGGCGGTGTGAAGAAACCCCATCGTTACAGGCCTGGTACCGTAGCTCTGCGAGAGATCAGACGTTACCAGAAATCCACTGAACTTCTGATCAGAAAACTTCCCTTCCAACGTCTCGTTCGTGAGATCGCTCAGGACTTCAAGACCGACCTTCGTTTCCAGAGCTCTGCCGTAATGGCTTTACAGGAGGCCAGCGAGGCTTACTTGGTCGGCCTTTTCGAGGATACCAACTTGTGCGCTATCCACGCCAAGAGAGTGACCATCATGCCCAAGGACATCCAGCTTGCCCGCCGTATCGTGGTGAGAGAGCCTAAACTGAAAATAATGAAGCTAATACTTCAGCGCAACGGCCCTTTTCAGGGCCTCTAA